The following are from one region of the Salvia hispanica cultivar TCC Black 2014 chromosome 1, UniMelb_Shisp_WGS_1.0, whole genome shotgun sequence genome:
- the LOC125201784 gene encoding cysteine desulfurase 1, chloroplastic-like, protein MMMISMESAVVKLPPSLRTIKLNPNRKNRILRFASSASAPAPLSTDPQLGPGSLGHLTRPDFPILHQEVNGKRLVYLDNAATSQKPAAVVDALRNYYELYNSNVHRGIHYLSAKATDEYELARQKVSNFINASESREIVFTRNATEAINLVAYSWGLSNLKEGDEVILTIAEHHSAIVPWQFVAQKTGAVLKFVNLGEDEVPDVEKLREMISKRAKLVIVHHVSNVLASVLPIDQVVSWAHDVGAKVLVDACQSVPHMVVDVRSLDTDFLVASSHKMCGPTGIGFLYGKSELLSSMPPFLGGGEMIADVYLDHSTFAELPSKFEAGTPAIGEAIGLGTAIDYLSAIGMQKIHEYEVELANYLYDRLSSVPSVRVYGPKPSRSVTRAALCSFNVEDVHPTDIATFLDQQHGVAIRSGHHCAQPLHRYLGVNSSARASLHFYNTKEDVDDFISSLSDTINFFASFK, encoded by the exons ATGATGATGATATCAATGGAGTCCGCCGTCGTCAAACTCCCCCCATCTCTCCGCACCATCAAACTCAACCCTAACCGCAAAAACCGCATTCTCCGCTTCGCTTCCTCCGCCTCCGCTCCCGCTCCTCTTTCAACCGACCCGCAGCTCGGCCCCGGATCCCTCGGGCACCTCACCCGGCCCGATTTCCCCATCCTCCACCAG GAGGTGAATGGGAAGAGGCTGGTGTATTTGGATAACGCCGCCACGTCTCAGAAgccggcggcggtggtggacGCCCTGCGGAATTATTACGAGTTGTATAATTCGAACGTTCACCGCGGAATTCATTATCTGAG TGCAAAGGCGACGGATGAATATGAGCTGGCGAGGCAGAAGGTGTCGAATTTTATAAACGCATCGGAGAGTAGAGAGATTGTGTTTACGAGAAATGCTACTGAGGCAATCAATTTGGTGGCTTATAGTTGGGGTCTCTCGAATCTAAAGGAGGGAGATGAG GTTATACTTACCATCGCTGAACATCACAGTGCTATTGTTCCTTGGCAATTTGTAGCTCAAAAGACTGGTGCAGTGTTGAAGTTTGTTAATTTAGGAGAGGATGAAGTTCCAGATGTAGAAAAGCTAAGAGAAATGATCTCGAAGCGGGCAAAACTTGTCATTGTTCATCATGTCTCCAATGTGCTGG CTTCTGTTCTTCCAATTGATCAAGTGGTAAGCTGGGCTCATGATGTTGGAGCCAAAGTGCTCGTTGATGCTTGTCAAAGTGTTCCTCATATGGTGGTTGATGTGAGGAGCCTTGACACTGATTTTCTGGTTGCTTCTTCCCATAAG ATGTGTGGGCCTACAGGCATTGGATTCttatatggtaaaagtgaGCTCTTGTCCTCCATGCCTCCTTTCTTAG GTGGTGGTGAGATGATAGCAGATGTGTATTTGGATCACTCAACCTTTGCTGAACTTCCTTCTAA ATTTGAAGCTGGAACTCCTGCTATTGGGGAAGCCATTGGATTGGGGACAGCAATCGATTATTTGTCAGCCATTGGGATGCAAAAGATTCATGAATATGAG GTAGAGCTAGCGAATTATCTGTATGATCGACTGAGCTCGGTACCCAGTGTCCGTGTCTACGGCCCAAAACCATCTAGAAGCGTGACCAGAGCAGCACTATGCTCTTTCAATGTGGAAGATGTTCATCCAACTGATATTGCAACTTTTCTTGACCAACAG CATGGCGTCGCGATAAGATCAGGTCACCACTGTGCACAGCCCCTTCATCGGTACTTGGGGGTGAACTCGAGTGCTCGCGCCAGCCTTCATTTCTACAATACAAAAGAGGATGTGGATGACTTCATCAGTTCCCTATCCGACACCATCAACTTTTTTGCATCTTTCAAGTAG
- the LOC125203221 gene encoding exocyst complex component EXO70E2-like: MADITDADSHVVAASYHLMKALQATKLMSSDVRGILEKLDFHLSTMIKLNEDEPDGDIITELKKRVVSSRETITSLHSSYSKIWASGPVIILEYLEAVGEVQRSIEALEGMPLSRMSNGVLDQAKTTLHMAMDRLQNELIHILVQNKQCFEHEYPVFEVYPIYEESVISNEDDSVEDASLRGRSSSETEDCTMDLIHPDVVPQIKSIADTMFASGYAQEFCLPFTAFWKDVLAEYSMILYVEQLSIEDVKRMEWKHLNSRIRKWRVAMTRIIGIYLGSAKRLFDQVLGEYDQVSTACLIEASRGPLFCLLNFGQAVLIGPHEPEWLFCLLDMYEVLADLVPDLDALFSQETESLIRIDFHELLLQLGESVRVILNEFGNRIATCTSTTPFQNGGIHPLTKYVANYILCFAEYEDTLPLLLQDQEHDRESGDKEHNMDAEADPNPACALAIYLQSLTSILEAALDEKSSLYRDSSLKHIFLMNNFHYTVEKIKNSKISPYFGDDWIRKHYVKLRQHAMYYQRTTWSSLLTFLHDDGKVGKATLKARCQDFNTAFEDLYKSQTRWVVPDPQLREDVRILASKTVIQPYRNFVSKISSSIGEKHIKYTEQELGVYIMDLLGGSSKSLSHSWKR, translated from the coding sequence ATGGCCGATATCACCGACGCGGACAGCCACGTTGTTGCTGCTTCGTATCACCTGATGAAGGCCCTTCAAGCAACCAAGCTCATGAGCAGTGATGTGAGGGGGATTTTGGAAAAGCTCGACTTCCATTTGTCTACAATGATCAAGCTCAATGAAGATGAGCCGGATGGGGATATCATCACAGAGCTCAAAAAGAGGGTCGTCTCGTCCCGCGAAACCATCACAAGTCTGCACTCAAGCTATTCGAAGATCTGGGCTTCCGGTCCAGTGATAATCTTGGAATACTTGGAAGCAGTTGGCGAGGTGCAGAGATCGATTGAGGCTCTTGAAGGTATGCCGTTGAGTCGAATGAGTAATGGGGTTCTTGATCAAGCAAAAACTACTCTGCATATGGCTATGGACAGGCTCCAAAATGAGCTGATCCACATACTTGTGCAGAACAAGCAGTGTTTCGAGCATGAATACCCGGTTTTCGAAGTGTATCCCATATACGAGGAGTCTGTCATCTCCAACGAAGATGATTCGGTCGAGGACGCGTCTCTCAGGGGCCGTAGCAGCTCAGAGACCGAGGATTGCACGATGGATCTGATCCATCCCGATGTGGTTCCTCAAATCAAGTCCATCGCGGATACAATGTTTGCCTCGGGCTATGCTCAGGAGTTCTGTCTGCCATTCACCGCGTTCTGGAAGGATGTATTAGCGGAGTACTCGATGATTCTCTATGTGGAGCAGCTTAGCATAGAAGATGTGAAGCGGATGGAGTGGAAGCACTTGAACTCGAGGATCAGGAAATGGCGTGTGGCGATGACGAGAATCATCGGCATCTATCTTGGCAGCGCAAAACGGCTGTTCGACCAAGTTCTTGGAGAATACGACCAGGTCAGCACAGCTTGCCTGATCGAGGCTTCAAGGGGACCTCTCTTCTGTCTCTTGAATTTTGGTCAAGCTGTGTTGATTGGACCCCATGAGCCCGAATGGCTCTTCTGCTTGCTCGATATGTACGAGGTTTTAGCTGATCTCGTCCCGGATTTGGACGCTCTGTTCTCACAAGAGACGGAGTCGTTGATCAGGATTGACTTCCACGAGCTTCTGTTGCAGCTAGGAGAATCTGTTAGAGTCATCCTCAACGAGTTCGGAAACCGCATTGCAACATGCACTTCCACAACCCCGTTCCAAAATGGAGGGATTCATCCCCTAACAAAGTACGTTGCCAACTACATCTTGTGCTTCGCTGAATATGAGGATACGCTTCCTTTGCTTCTTCAAGATCAAGAACACGACAGGGAGAGTGGAGACAAAGAGCACAACATGGATGCCGAGGCAGATCCCAATCCAGCTTGTGCCTTAGCAATTTACCTGCAGTCACTCACATCAATTTTAGAAGCAGCCTTAGATGAGAAATCGAGTTTATACAGAGATTCTTCATTAAAGCATATCTTTTTGATGAACAATTTCCATTACACAGTTGAGAAGATCAAGAATTCCAAAATCAGCCCCTACTTTGGTGATGATTGGATCAGAAAACACTATGTGAAGCTCCGGCAGCATGCAATGTATTACCAAAGAACGACGTGGAGTTCATTACTGACCTTTCTCCATGACGATGGGAAAGTCGGGAAGGCAACTCTAAAGGCGAGATGCCAAGATTTCAACACTGCTTTTGAGGATCTGTACAAGAGCCAGACAAGATGGGTTGTCCCAGATCCTCAACTCCGCGAAGATGTGAGGATATTAGCTTCCAAGACAGTCATCCAACCGTATCGCAACTTTGTCAGTAAGATCAGCAGTTCTATTGGCGAAAAGCACATCAAGTACACCGAACAGGAGCTGGGAGTGTACATCATGGATCTTCTTGGAGGCTCATCGAAGTCATTGAGCCATTCTTGGAAAAGGTGA
- the LOC125203230 gene encoding uncharacterized protein LOC125203230, with product MCIEYSSLVFIILRHASKCRAGEIALDTKTDNCGMAMIRLKLQYAMGTIQFELTRLDWKWSTTMVRRPSHSEAYREEAHDANVTTFRALEIEKAYILQNNKQKNSKN from the exons ATGTGCATTGAATACAGTAGCCTTGTTTTTATCATACTCAGACATGCTTCAAAATGCAGGGCTGGTGAAATTGCTCTAGACACG AAGACTGATAATTGTGGCATGGCGATGATCAGGCTGAAGTTACAGTATGCTATGGGGACAATCCAATTTGAACTAACTAG ACTTGATTGGAAATGGAGCACAACGATGGTCAGGAGGCCATCTCATTCAGAAGCATATCGAGAGGAAGCTCATGATG CTAACGTTACAACATTTAGAGCGTTAGAAATTGAGAAGGCATACATACTACAGaacaacaaacaaaagaaTAGTAAAAACTAG
- the LOC125211138 gene encoding presenilin-like protein At2g29900, whose translation MEQNPRPKTILETCGEEIIRIVTPVSICMLLVVILVSVLNRGSSLDDGISFASMATMAYSESSSDSIWDKLKGALLNSLVFVAVVTVATFLMVLLFYLKCTKFLKYYMGFSSLLVLGFMGGEIAIFLIKASSFPIDCFTFAVALYNFTVVGVMAVFMSRMAIFVTQAYLVVIGVLVAYWFTLLPEWTTWGLLVAMSLYDLAAVLLPGGPLRLLVELAMDRDEDIPALVYEARPVISDAGLGDGVARRRVWREGRGDFDEDQRLRSDRLPDSSLGSYLYGESQSARNIVDAEDGRALGGASELAAPLMQHINIQMNSLENAASSDNMALEGIGLGSSGAIKLGLGDFIFYSVLVGRAAMYDFMTVYACYLAVIAGLGITLMLLAFYRKALPALPFSVLLGVLFYLLTRLLLETFVVQCSMNLLMF comes from the coding sequence ATGGAGCAAAATCCCAGACCCAAAACAATCCTCGAAACATGCGGCGAAGAAATCATCAGAATCGTAACCCCAGTTTCGATATGTATGCTACTGGTCGTAATTCTGGTATCAGTCCTCAACAGAGGCTCCTCCTTGGACGACGGCATCTCATTCGCATCCATGGCCACCATGGCCTACTCCGAGAGCAGCTCAGACTCCATCTGGGACAAGCTCAAAGGCGCCCTCTTGAACTCCCTCGTCTTCGTTGCTGTTGTCACGGTTGCCACTTTCCTAATGGTGCTCCTCTTCTACCTCAAATGCACTAAATTCTTGAAATACTACATGGGTTTCTCTTCCCTCCTCGTTTTGGGATTCATGGGTGGTGAGATTGCCATTTTCTTGATCAAAGCTTCAAGCTTTCCCATTGATTGCTTTACATTTGCTGTCGCCTTGTATAATTTCACTGTTGTTGGTGTTATGGCTGTGTTCATGTCAAGAATGGCTATTTTTGTCACTCAAGCTTACTTGGTTGTGATTGGGGTGCTGGTTGCTTATTGGTTTACCCTGTTGCCCGAGTGGACGACGTGGGGGCTCTTGGTTGCTATGTCGCTGTATGATCTAGCTGCGGTGTTGTTGCCTGGGGGTCCATTGAGGCTCTTAGTGGAGCTTGCCATGGATAGAGATGAAGATATCCCTGCTCTTGTTTATGAGGCACGGCCGGTTATTAGTGATGCTGGTTTGGGTGATGGTGTGGCGAGGAGAAGGGTTTGGAGAGAGGGCAGGGgtgattttgatgaagatcAAAGGCTTAGGTCTGATCGTCTTCCGGATTCTAGTCTGGGGAGTTACTTATATGGTGAGAGCCAGAGTGCGAGGAATATTGTTGATGCTGAAGATGGAAGAGCATTAGGAGGAGCTTCTGAGCTTGCTGCTCCTCTCATGCAacatattaatattcaaatgaaTTCTTTGGAGAACGCTGCTTCAAGTGACAATATGGCGCTTGAGGGAATTGGCTTGGGCTCCTCTGGTGCGATCAAGCTTGGACTTGGCGATTTTATCTTTTACAGTGTTTTAGTTGGAAGAGCTGCTATGTACGACTTCATGACGGTGTATGCGTGTTACCTTGCTGTCATAGCTGGTCTTGGTATAACTCTGATGCTCCTTGCATTTTATCGAAAAGCTTTGCCTGCTCTACCTTTCTCTGTCCTGCTAGGCgtgttgttttatttattgactaGGTTGTTGCTCGAAACTTTTGTTGTACAATGTTCTATGAACCTATTGATGTTTTAG